One genomic segment of Chelonia mydas isolate rCheMyd1 chromosome 1, rCheMyd1.pri.v2, whole genome shotgun sequence includes these proteins:
- the GTF3A gene encoding transcription factor IIIA translates to MAGDEAEAAAGAAAECVQSRRLPVRGFVGEARPPADCAKRFICSFPDCEATFSKAWRLNAHLCRHTGERPFVCNYNGCGKGFTRDFHLTRHFLTHSGEKPFECTADGCNQKFTTKSNLKKHVERKHENQQKQYVCDFEGCSKSFRKHQQLKVHHCQHSSEPFFKCSHEGCGKHFPTPSRLKRHEKIHEGYACKKDNCSFVGKTWTEHLKHLKDSHAEPVICDLCSKTFKRKDYLRQHQKTHAEEREVCRCPREGCGRTYTTVFNLQSHILSFHEEKKPFFCDYAGCGKVFAMKQSLARHAVVHDPDKGKLNLKAKQTRPKRSLASRLSGYIPPKAQRRKVKAATENKALNKPAENELPTVETLTLH, encoded by the exons ATGGCCGGGGACGAGGCGGAGGCTGCGGCGGGAGCGGCTGCCGAGTGCGTACAGAGCCGGCGGTTGCCTGTGCGGGGCTTCGTGGGGGAGGCGAGACCCCCCGCGGACTGTGCCAAGCGCTTCATCTGCTCCTTCCCCGACTGCGAGGCCACGTTCAGCAAGGCCTGGAGGCTGAACGCGCACCTCTGCCGGCACACGGGGGAG aGACCATTTGTTTGCAATTATAATGGTTGTGGTAAAGGTTTCACCAGAGACTTCCATCTTACCCGTCACTTTCTTACGCACAGTGGAGAAAAACCATTTGA GTGCACAGCTGATGGTTGTAATCAAAAATTTACAACAAAATCAAACTTGAAGAAGCATGTTGAACGCAAGCACGAAAATCAGCAAAAGCAGTATGTA TGTGACTTTGAAGGTTGTAGCAAGTCTTTTAGAAAACATCAGCAGCTAAAAGTTCATCATTGTCAACACTCCAGTGAACCTTTTTTCAA ATGTAGTCATGAAGGATGTGGAAAACATTTTCCTACTCCAAGTAGACTAAAACGGCATGAGAAGATACATGAAG GATATGCATGCAAAAAAGACAACTGTTCATTTGTTGGGAAAACATGGACAGAACATCTAAAACATCTGAAGGACAGTCATGCAG AGCCAGTAATCTGTGATTTATGTTCTAAAACATTCAAACGCAAAGATTACCTCAGACAACATCAGAAAACGCATGCTGAAGAAAGAGAAGTATGTCGATGCCCAAGAGAAGGTTGTGGGAGAACTTACACAACTGTGTTTAATCTTCAGAGCCATATTCTTTCATTTCATGAGGAGAAAAAACCATTTTTTTGTGATTATGCTGGCTGTGGAAAAGTGTTTGCAATGAAA CAAAGTCTTGCAAGGCATGCTGTTGTACATGATCCTGACAAGGGAAAGCTGAACTTAAAA GCAAAACAAACTCGTCCTAAACGAAGTCTGGCCTCTCGTTTGAGTGGATATATTCCTCCTAAAGCACAGCGACGAAAGGTTAAAGCGGCAACAGAAAATAAGGCTCTGAATAAACCTGCAGAAAATGAGTTACCAACTGTTGAAACACTTACACTGCACTAG